TATCTTAGCTCTAAGTAAAAGCGGGGTGAAAAATATCACCTGCATTTCTAATAACCCGGGTGTGGATGATTTTGGGCTGGGCTTGTTGGTGAAAAACAAGCAGATCAAAAAGATGATCGCTAGCTATGTGGGCGAAAATGCCACTTTTGAGCAACAATTTTTAGCAGGAGAAGTAGAAGTAGAGTTTAATCCACAAGGCACTTTAGCCGAACGCATTAGAGCAGGCGGGGCAGGGATTCCGGGCTTTTACACGCCTACAGGGGTGGGAACTATCATTGCGGAGGGCAAGGAGCATAAGGAATTTGAGGGGCGCACCTATATTTTAGAAACCGCGCTCAAAGCAGATTTTGCTTTTATCAAAGCCCACAAGGCAGATCCGTATGGCAATCTCATTTTCAATAAGACCGCAATGAATTTTAACCCCATGATGGCAAAAGCCGCACAAGTAACCGTTGTAGAAGTGGAGGAAATCGTAGAATTAGGCGCGCTCGATCCTAATTTTATCCATGTTCCCGGGGTGTTTGTGGATCGCATTTTCAAGGGGAGCTTTGAAAAACGCATCGAACAACTCACACTCAAAAAGGGAGAATAGCGATGGATTATAGCAATATGGGTTGGACTCGCCAGCAAATGGCACAAAAGGCAGTAGAGGATATTAAAGATGGGTATTCGATCAATTTGGGGATTGGCATTCCTACACTCGTAGCCGATTACATCCCCAAAAATATCAATGTCATGTTGCAAAGTGAAAATGGCATGCTGGGCATGGGGCCTTTTCCCACAAAAGAGCAAGTGGATGCGGATTTGATCAATGCAGGGAAGCAGACTATTACGCAGAGTGTGGGGGCGAGCTACTTTAGCTCGGCAGAGAGCTTTGCGATGATTCGTGGGCAACATATTGATTTAACGATTTTAGGCGCGATGGAGGTTTCAGCTCAGGGGGATTTGGCTAGCTGGATGGTGCCGGGCAAATTGGTTAAGGGCAT
This portion of the Helicobacter felis ATCC 49179 genome encodes:
- a CDS encoding CoA transferase subunit A; protein product: MNKVISNIEEAIAGVQDGMTIMFGGFGLCGIPENAILALSKSGVKNITCISNNPGVDDFGLGLLVKNKQIKKMIASYVGENATFEQQFLAGEVEVEFNPQGTLAERIRAGGAGIPGFYTPTGVGTIIAEGKEHKEFEGRTYILETALKADFAFIKAHKADPYGNLIFNKTAMNFNPMMAKAAQVTVVEVEEIVELGALDPNFIHVPGVFVDRIFKGSFEKRIEQLTLKKGE
- a CDS encoding 3-oxoacid CoA-transferase subunit B, with product MDYSNMGWTRQQMAQKAVEDIKDGYSINLGIGIPTLVADYIPKNINVMLQSENGMLGMGPFPTKEQVDADLINAGKQTITQSVGASYFSSAESFAMIRGQHIDLTILGAMEVSAQGDLASWMVPGKLVKGMGGAMDLVASAKKVIVIMQHTDKKGNLKLVKECSLPLTGPKCVSKVITNLGVFEIKGGKFIPLELADGVNTAPLP